The window GTCAGCCCCACACAAGGACCCTATGGATACTTTGATACTCGACAACATTTCCTTTGAACCCGACTACGACGAACTGGCGCAAAGGCTGCGCGTGCGCCCCGGACGTTCCAGCGAAAAAGAGTTGATCCAATTGCTGGATGAAGCCCGCCAAATTGCCCGCCCGAAAGCCATCTATCGCATCGGCTATATTGATGCGAAAACAGAAGATAGTGTGTCGATTGGGGATACTATCCTGACCAGTCGGGTGCTACGGGTCAATTTGGAAGCCACCCAGCGTTGCTTTTTGTATATCGCCACCTGCGGGCGCGAGCTGCACGAATGGCAGCATTCGATTAGCGATATGCTGGCGCAGTTTTACGCCGATACGATCAGTAATGCTGCATTGCAATCAGCAAGAACCGCGCTCGAAGAACACCTGACCGAATCGTACAATCTCGGCCATACAGCCACCATGAATCCCGGCTCGCTGGAAGATTGGCCGCTACAAGCGCAAATTCCGCTCTTCAAGATGCTGGGCAATACGCAGAACACGATTGGCGTGGAACTGTTGGACAGTTTGTTGATGGTACCCGGGCAAACGGTTTCAGGGATTCGTTTTGAAACCGAGAGTAGTTTTGCGAGCTGTCAACTGTGCCCAAGAGAAAGCTGCCCCAACCGCAAAGCGCCTTACGATGCCGAATTATTTGACCAGAAATTTGCTGCACAATAACGCGACTTTATGAAAGCAGCGATCCTGAAAGACGCTTTATTGACGGACTGTTCTTCTGGGATATAATTGCCCTGTTGCACCCGTAGCTCAAT of the Chloroflexota bacterium genome contains:
- a CDS encoding vitamin B12 dependent methionine synthase, whose product is MDTLILDNISFEPDYDELAQRLRVRPGRSSEKELIQLLDEARQIARPKAIYRIGYIDAKTEDSVSIGDTILTSRVLRVNLEATQRCFLYIATCGRELHEWQHSISDMLAQFYADTISNAALQSARTALEEHLTESYNLGHTATMNPGSLEDWPLQAQIPLFKMLGNTQNTIGVELLDSLLMVPGQTVSGIRFETESSFASCQLCPRESCPNRKAPYDAELFDQKFAAQ